The DNA window CCAGCTGTTTGTTAAACATACGCGGCAGATTCTCTAGCAAACCACCGCCCGTAATATGTGCAAGACCATGGATCTGACCAGTCGGCAGCAGCGGTAATAAGGATCTAACGTAAATGCGCGTGGCCGTTAATAATTCTTTTTGCAGATCGTCATCGAGATCCTGCCAAGTCTTATGAGCGTCTGTCAATAATAATTTGCGCACGAGACTAAAGCCATTTGAATGCAGACCACTAGAGGCTAGTCCAAGTAAAACATCACCTGTTTTGACGCGACTGCCATCCAGGATCTGATTTTTTTCAGCGATACCAACGGCAAACCCAGCCAAATCATACTCATCTTTGCGATACATATCCGGTAATTCAGCTGTTTCGCCGCCAATTAAAGCCATTTTTGAAGCACGGCTAGCCATCGCAATACCAGAAACGATCTGGGCCACTTTATCAGGTGCAACTTTGTCAATGCCCATGTAATCAAGCATAAACAAAGGTTTTGCCCCCTGTGCCAAAATATCATTCACGATCATAGCCACTAGATCCTGGCCGATCGTTTTATGCTGATCTGCGGCTTGAGCTAATAATAATTTTGAACCAACACCATCACTGCCAGCAATCAAAACAGGTTCTTGATAT is part of the Oenococcus sicerae genome and encodes:
- the purM gene encoding phosphoribosylformylglycinamidine cyclo-ligase — its product is MADAYTKAGVDITAGDQAVQKMSNAVKSTYTDGVLAGIGGFASIFQLPQGYQEPVLIAGSDGVGSKLLLAQAADQHKTIGQDLVAMIVNDILAQGAKPLFMLDYMGIDKVAPDKVAQIVSGIAMASRASKMALIGGETAELPDMYRKDEYDLAGFAVGIAEKNQILDGSRVKTGDVLLGLASSGLHSNGFSLVRKLLLTDAHKTWQDLDDDLQKELLTATRIYVRSLLPLLPTGQIHGLAHITGGGLLENLPRMFNKQLAAVINWQSWPIPAIFQRLQQTGQLSKQDMLCTFNLGIGMLTAVSPDQAQAVKAQLQKSGERVYIVGQIIDRSNDGPAVDFHGEAPW